Genomic DNA from Bifidobacterium sp. ESL0769:
CATCGCGCCCGGCCGCGAGCGCAAGGCCTTCGTCGACGAGGACGGCGTCACCTTCAAGTCCCCGCTCGACGGCTCCAAACACCGCTTCTCAGCCGAAATCTCCATGGGAATCCAGCACAAGATCGGCGCTGACATCATGTTCTCCTTCGACGAGCTGACCACGCTGATGAATACGCGCGGCTATCAGGAACGCTCCGTCGAACGCACCTTCCGCTGGGCGAAGCGCTGCGTTGCCGAGCACAAGCGGCTTACCGAGGCGCGGGTCGGCAAACCGTATCAGGCGCTATACGGCGTGGTGCAGGGCGCGAACTATGAAGATTTGCGGCGACGCGCGGCCTCCGAGATCGCCTCGCTCGACTTCGACGGCGTCGGTATCGGCGGGGCCATCGAAAAGCGAGTCATCGGCGACACCTGCGCATGGATCTGCGACGAGATGCCGGAATCACGGCCACGACACGTCTTGGGGATTGCAGCCGTCGATGACATCTTCGCGTGCGTCGAAAACGGCGGCGACACCTTCGATTGCGTGGCCCCCGCCCGCTGCGCCCGCAACGGTGCCATCTACACGCGTGATGGCCGATACAACATCAAGCGCGCCGCCAACAAGCACGACTTTGGTCCGCTGGAGGTTGGCTGCGACTGCTATACGTGCACGCACTATTCGCGCGCCTACGTCGACCACATGCTTCGCGCCCACGAAATCAACGGCGCGACGCTGGCCACCATCCACAACGAGCGCTTCTTCATCCGCTTGCTCGACGACATCCGCTCCTCCATCGACGGCGGCTACTTCGACGAGTTCCGCAACGAGACCCTAGCCCGTTACTACGCCCACGGTTCCAAAGGATGAGCAGACCTAAAAATAGTGTCATTCGTCACTTTCCAGGGTCTACGAAGTGCGTGTGACCACACAATCCTTAGCCAATCGGTATGATGGAAATGTTCATTGAAGACAGGCAGAGGGGCAAGATGAATCTGAACGAGGCGATGACGGAGCGCCATTCCGTGCGTATATATACCGACGAACCGGTCAGCAAGACCCTGCTCGATGACATCGCCGCCGAAGTCGAACGCTGCAACGCCGCCTCAAGTCTGCATTTCCAGATAACCTCTGGGCTTGAAGACGCTTTCTGCGGCTACAAAACGCATTATGGAAGGTTCAGCGGCGTACACAATGCCATTGCGTTGATTACCCCAATCGACAAACCTTACGATTTGCATCCAGCTAAGAAATCTCCGAATACAAACATCCCGGCTGCCGACCCGATTCCACCTGAGGAAGCCGAAATCGAGGAAAAAGTTGGTTATTACGGCGAGCAGTTGGCGCTAAAACTCGTACAACTCGGGCTTGTGACCTCGTGGGCCGTGCTCGACGATGCTGCGGCCGGCTGGTGGAAGCTCGAACCCGGCGAACGCGTGGTGTGGATTCTCGCCTTCGGGCATCCCGCCCGGCCCGGCGCCAAGCACCACAGCAAACCCTTGGATTCGTTTTGCTCATTGCCCGCGGCCCTCAGCCCAGACGCAACACTTACCGATGCCCCCGATTGGTTCCAGCGCGGAATCGCCGCGGCTTCCCTTGCCCCAACATCGCTCAGCCAGCAGCCGTTCCACTTCACACTCGAAGACACTCAAATCAACACTACGCAGAATGCCAATGACACAAACAGCTCAGACGGATCGGACAGTTCAGGCGTCTCAGACGGTTCCGAAATAACTTGTGCAAAACCATTACCCACCGTTAGTGCCCAGGTAACCCCAGGGTTATTCGCTCACGTCGGCCTAGGCTGTGCCAAGCGCAACTTCGAAATCGGCGCCGGCACCAGCAATTTCAAGTGGGCCAGATAACCAAGAACGATACGGGGCAACACGCATTGCCGCGAACCCCTTGCGCTCGTCGCCACTGAGCAGTAACCTTATTATTTGTCTGCGAGTATGGCGGAATGGTAGACGCGCTGTCTTCAGGTGGCAGTGAGCGTATGCTCGTGGGGGTTCAACTCCCCCTACTCGCACCATCAACTTGAGGTTCTGAAAACGTTAAATTGCAACGATTCTAGAACCTCAAGTTTTATGCAAATCTCAAAATATAACGACGTATATAACAATTTGCATTCATATGGCCCCATATCCGCAGCCAACCTGCACGAAAACACTCCGCCGATAGTCGAATTTTGTGTTTATACGACGTAGTATTCACAGCCAACCATTACGTCCTTGCTAAACTGGTCCCATGCTGCCAACATCGTTGTCGTCGTTCTTAGTCGCCGCAAAAGCCGCCACCTACGCCGCAGAGAGACCGGTCGCCTTCGAACCCACATTCCCGGGATCGCACGAGTTCAGGTTCGCGAAAGACAATCTGCATTACCGTGATGTTTACTTCGGTAGTCTCCGTTTTGCCGGTCAGGAAATCGTAGTAGACGAATCGCACGTAATCTGGTCAATGGTTTATTCGGGCGGAATACTGGAAAATAACATGAGCCAAAACACCGAAGATGACAATGCGACAGAAATTTATCGGTTCTTGAAACTTGCGCTTCGGAAGGTAGATCCAGAAGCACCTTATCGGGGGCCGAAATCATTTGTGTCCGGCCAATACCGCTATACAAACCAATACGCAGGCGACATAACAGATTTCAATGGTGAGGAAATGATATATGCCGACGCATTGCCCGTTTATCGCCTCCACTATTCCGGTGGTTACCTGAGATAACGGGCAGTGCATCCCCTCCCAAGCACACGCGCGGACTTAGAAGACGGGCAAATGTTCACGGCGTCATGCCACCTTGAGTGCTTTGTAAAGCGTTGGGCGGGAGACGACGCCGAACGCTGAAGTCAGCGGACCCGGATTATCGGATATGATATGATTCATATCATATAGAAGGAGGTCGGATGAGCGCCATCGGTATACATCCCAGGATCATGCAACGGCACCCCGAGGTGACCGAGGCCGACGTGGTCGCGGCCATGCGGGGGATGATCCGCTACCAGCAGCGGCCCACCGGCGAGTGGCTCGCGGTCGGGGTGGACGGCAGGAACCGGCTGGTGGAACTGGTCTACCAGTACGACGAGGACGAGGACTACTTTTTCGTGTACCACGGCATGACCCCGCCGACCGGCAGGACATACAAGGAACTTGGATTGGAGCAATGAACATGGACATCAACGAATACATGAACAAGCACCACCTCACCGACAAGGCGCTGGACGCCATGGCGGACGTCTACGAACACGGCAAGCAGGCACATTCCGACGCCCCCGTGCACGGCGGGTCGCATCTCGACGCGGTGGGCAAGAAGCGGGTCACCGTCGTCTACGACGCCAGCGACACCCAACGGGTGGCCGCTCTCGCCCGCGAGAGGGGCGTGAAACCCTCGAACATCTACCGTGCCGCGCTGAACCGCTATCTCGCCACGCAGTCATGAGACGCATTCCGACGGAGAAACGCCTCGCCCTGCCCGAATACGAGTACGCTATCGCCGCCGAAGCGGAACAAGCACGCAAAGGTGAGATACCCACCTATAACCTCAACGAGACCTTGGATCGCCTCGGACTGGAACGCGAAGATGTTGACGCGTGAACGACTGGGCTGAGAACGCCACACAAACCAAAAAGGCAACGACACAAACCACTG
This window encodes:
- a CDS encoding DUF5680 domain-containing protein; this translates as MLPTSLSSFLVAAKAATYAAERPVAFEPTFPGSHEFRFAKDNLHYRDVYFGSLRFAGQEIVVDESHVIWSMVYSGGILENNMSQNTEDDNATEIYRFLKLALRKVDPEAPYRGPKSFVSGQYRYTNQYAGDITDFNGEEMIYADALPVYRLHYSGGYLR
- a CDS encoding CopG family transcriptional regulator, whose product is MDINEYMNKHHLTDKALDAMADVYEHGKQAHSDAPVHGGSHLDAVGKKRVTVVYDASDTQRVAALARERGVKPSNIYRAALNRYLATQS
- the tgt gene encoding tRNA guanosine(34) transglycosylase Tgt is translated as MNISSDKPTESATTAPPTPNHGNAASGKTSNTPKQSDAASGHTASIRNKSSERQNQNEPSTHGNTQNHIPGQKDVASEATAYAQTRSATTISQLAASASGLLEHPLGAEAGKPGDRSKFYFEQRTRLSDSARGLGHGGARYGRTGVIHTPHGDIRTPAFVPVATQAAMKGVLPETMKSLGAQCLLSNAFHLFERPGEDVLDEAGGLARFENWDGPTFTDSGGFQVLSLGAGFKKTLAMDVTGMKSDDVIAPGRERKAFVDEDGVTFKSPLDGSKHRFSAEISMGIQHKIGADIMFSFDELTTLMNTRGYQERSVERTFRWAKRCVAEHKRLTEARVGKPYQALYGVVQGANYEDLRRRAASEIASLDFDGVGIGGAIEKRVIGDTCAWICDEMPESRPRHVLGIAAVDDIFACVENGGDTFDCVAPARCARNGAIYTRDGRYNIKRAANKHDFGPLEVGCDCYTCTHYSRAYVDHMLRAHEINGATLATIHNERFFIRLLDDIRSSIDGGYFDEFRNETLARYYAHGSKG
- a CDS encoding nitroreductase family protein, with protein sequence MMEMFIEDRQRGKMNLNEAMTERHSVRIYTDEPVSKTLLDDIAAEVERCNAASSLHFQITSGLEDAFCGYKTHYGRFSGVHNAIALITPIDKPYDLHPAKKSPNTNIPAADPIPPEEAEIEEKVGYYGEQLALKLVQLGLVTSWAVLDDAAAGWWKLEPGERVVWILAFGHPARPGAKHHSKPLDSFCSLPAALSPDATLTDAPDWFQRGIAAASLAPTSLSQQPFHFTLEDTQINTTQNANDTNSSDGSDSSGVSDGSEITCAKPLPTVSAQVTPGLFAHVGLGCAKRNFEIGAGTSNFKWAR